Proteins from one Puntigrus tetrazona isolate hp1 chromosome 10, ASM1883169v1, whole genome shotgun sequence genomic window:
- the ponzr10 gene encoding cornifelin homolog, which produces MSTVVVQTPVKSGWNSGICDCCQDMNSCCYGFWCCPCFMCSTTGEFGESTCLPLVDIFGPAVMAAFGVPVCVPPVSLGMRVAVRHKYDIGGSICEDIMVSCCCIWCSWCQMSREIKARNQTVTVLTTHPGIQPIPMTTTTQVISTQQPIAFAPAAQMAPVQTVATVNL; this is translated from the exons ATGTCGACCGTAGTTGTGCAGACGCCTGTGAAGAGTGGCTGGAATTCAGGAATATGTGACTGTTGCCAGGACATGAATTCTT GCTGCTATGGATTCTGGTGCTGTCCTTGCTTTATGTGCTCCACAACTGGGGAGTTCGGAGAGAGCACCTGTCTGCCTCTGGTGGACATATTCGGCCCAGCCGTCATGGCAGCTTTTGGGGTCCCAGTATGTGTGCCACCCGTGTCTCTGGGAATGAGGGTGGCGGTTCGCCACAAATACGatattggg GGAAGTATCTGCGAGGACATCATGGTGTCTTGCTGTTGCATCTGGTGTTCTTGGTGTCAGATGAGCAGAGAAATCAAAGCACGCAACCAAACGGTCACTGTACTGACAACGCATCCCGGGATTCAACCAATTCCGATGACAACCACCACTCAAGTTATCTCTACACAGCAACCGATAGCATTTGCTCCTGCGGCCCAGATGGCACCAGTTCAGACCGTCGCTACAGTTAATCTATAG
- the ugt5g2 gene encoding UDP glucuronosyltransferase 5 family, polypeptide G2 — protein sequence MCGYISLIFLSTSLLLSLPCGYNGDKILVFPVDGSHWVNMEVLVKKLHSHGHELSVIRLTESWFIQENSPYYTSITLELKKKYIGLDLFETAVQRILEDRRKGPVMGVLAQMSEFIGIIKVAHAANCAMLTTMLENTDLMTQMKKANYDLMLTDPAMPGGVILAHYLQLPMVYNVRWMSFGEGHFSIAPSPISYVPVPGSGLTDRMGLLERTRNLLHYGLNLIQERWLVIPMYSSLLLKYFPPGADLLVMQQSADLWLVRVDFVFEFPRPSMPNLIYIGGFQCRPARPLPAELEDFMQSSGDHGVVVMSLGTLIAGLPREVMEAIATAFARMPQKVIWRFIGERPSSLGNNTLLLQWMPQNDLLGHQKTRAFVAHGGTNGLYEAIYHGVPVLGLPLLFDQLDNIVRLQAREAARMLDAATCTTEEFLEALRDILENPKYRQNMQKLSSLHRDQPLHPLDKAVYWIEFVLRNKGASHLHAEAYNMSTYSYYCLDVAASVVFILLLTLGVIYRIWIWRRKRGTNKAVRNGNKKAVKEGSKRMKETINAPKDSNNIPVPKLRVSKRT from the exons atgtgTGGATACATTTCCCTCATTTTCCTTTCCACGTCCCTCCTTCTGTCTTTACCCTGTGGTTATAATGGCGATAAGATCCTGGTTTTTCCCGTCGATGGCAGTCACTGGGTGAACATGGAG GTGCTGGTGAAGAAGCTGCACTCTCATGGACACGAGCTGAGTGTGATTCGCCTGACGGAGAGCTGGTTCATCCAAGAAAACTCACCTTACTACACCTCCATTACGCTGGagcttaaaaagaaatacataggCCTGGACCTGTTCGAAACCGCAGTACAAAGGATTCTCGAGGACCGCAGAAAGGGTCCAGTGATGGGTGTGCTGGCCCAAATGTCAGAATTTATCGGCATTATAAAAGTGGCTCACGCTGCAAACTGCGCCATGCTCACCACCATGCTGGAGAACACAGATCTGATGACACAAATGAAGAAGGCTAACTATGACTTGATGCTCACTGACCCTGCCATGCCAGGAGGAGTCATCCTGGCACATTATCTCCAACTTCCGATGGTCTATAACGTCCGTTGGATGAGTTTCGGAGAAGGCCACTTCTCCATCGCACCTTCTCCCATATCCTACGTGCCCGTTCCTGGCTCAGGTCTGACAGACAGAATGGGTTTGTTAGAAAGAACCCGTAATCTTCTACATTATGGGTTGAACCTCATTCAAGAGCGCTGGCTGGTGATCCCCATGTATTCTAGCCTGTTGCTCAAATACTTCCCCCCCGGTGCTGACCTCCTAGTCATGCAACAATCGGCAGACTTGTGGCTTGTCCGTGTAGACTTTGTGTTTGAGTTCCCACGACCCTCCATGCCAAACCTCATCTACATTGGTGGCTTCCAGTGTCGTCCGGCCAGGCCTCTCCCTGCAGAACTAGAGGACTTCATGCAGAGCTCAGGAGACCATGGGGTGGTCGTGATGTCTCTGGGAACTCTGATTGCAGGATTGCCCAGAGAGGTCATGGAGGCCATTGCCACAGCTTTCGCCCGCATGCCACAGAAGGTGATCTGGAGGTTTATTGGCGAGAGACCTTCATCATTGGGCAATAACACCCTACTGCTTCAATGGATGCCTCAGAATGACTTGCTGGGCCACCAGAAGACCCGTGCTTTCGTGGCTCATGGGGGCACCAATGGTCTATACGAAGCCATCTATCACGGGGTGCCAGTGTTAGGACTCCCTTTGCTATTTGACCAATTAGATAACATTGTACGTCTTCAGGCAAGAGAGGCTGCACGGATGCTGGACGCAGCAACTTGCACCACAGAAGAGTTCCTTGAAGCTTTGAGAGATATCTTAGAGAACCCAAAGTATCGTCAGAACATGCAGAAGCTTTCCAGTTTACATCGAGACCAACCTCTGCATCCTCTTGACAAAGCGGTGTACTGGATCGAGTTTGTCCTGCGCAATAAAGGGGCATCCCATCTGCACGCTGAGGCTTACAACATGTCCACGTACTCCTACTACTGCCTAGATGTGGCTGCATCGGTTGTCTTTATACTTCTGCTGACTCTGGGAGTCATCTACAGAATATGGATATGGAGACGGAAAAGAGGGACAAACAAGGCAGTGAGAAACGGCAACAAAAAAGCTGTAAAGGAAGGCAGTAAGAGGATGAAAGAGACCATTAATGCACCGAAGGACAGCAATAATATCCCCGTTCCAAAACTAAGAGTAAGCAAACGAACTTAG